In Ilumatobacter fluminis, the following proteins share a genomic window:
- a CDS encoding DUF3179 domain-containing (seleno)protein: MTSGTTAWLLVGTLAIAACGSSDTDTTAPPPQATAATITYPEPPPAPDGPNDAATRAFDEVLAYIPTGTSPAPGFDEFITAGDTRHAWLVADLLRFAPDLATAQAYLDGFATLTGVDLADDPDANRTPWTVVTNHLIAWDTPAPPDYQRSKGDLFALADHGWQPFFGDVDAEIDWRWIGWGGVFIDDRPLGDTSRCVPGCIPALDDPALVDAAEGDYYPDDAIVFGVDEGGEAVAFPKNVMQVHEMVNITIGGRRFGIPYCTLCGSAQAFATDAVPGGDEPLVLRTSGLLNRSNKVMYDLTTMSVFDTFTGAAVSGPLHDDGVVLEQHSVTVSTWGEWKAEHPDTSIVAEDGGIGRSYADDPLDGRDDNGPIFPIGDVDNRLGVQQPVLGVLLDDGTTIAFGVDALRTALADSDEVRFGGVTVTTDGGGFVASTDDGEVGVHEAFWFAWSQFHPDTALWPNDADGS; encoded by the coding sequence ATGACCTCCGGGACGACGGCATGGCTGCTGGTCGGAACCCTAGCGATCGCCGCCTGTGGGAGCTCCGACACCGACACCACCGCGCCGCCACCGCAGGCCACGGCGGCGACGATCACCTACCCCGAGCCGCCGCCCGCACCGGACGGACCGAACGACGCTGCGACCAGAGCGTTCGACGAGGTGCTCGCCTACATCCCGACCGGTACGTCGCCGGCACCCGGTTTCGACGAGTTCATCACAGCCGGCGACACCCGGCATGCGTGGCTCGTCGCCGACCTGCTCCGGTTCGCCCCCGACCTGGCGACCGCCCAGGCCTACCTCGACGGGTTCGCCACCCTGACCGGCGTCGACCTCGCCGACGACCCGGATGCGAATCGCACGCCTTGGACGGTCGTGACGAACCACCTCATCGCGTGGGACACACCGGCTCCGCCCGACTACCAGCGGTCGAAGGGCGACCTGTTCGCACTCGCCGACCACGGTTGGCAGCCGTTCTTCGGCGACGTCGATGCTGAGATCGACTGGCGCTGGATCGGCTGGGGTGGCGTCTTCATCGACGACCGTCCGCTCGGCGACACGAGCCGCTGTGTCCCCGGCTGCATCCCCGCGCTCGACGACCCCGCGCTCGTCGATGCCGCCGAGGGCGACTACTACCCGGACGACGCGATCGTGTTCGGCGTCGACGAGGGCGGCGAGGCAGTGGCGTTCCCGAAGAACGTGATGCAGGTCCACGAGATGGTGAACATCACGATCGGCGGACGCCGCTTCGGCATCCCCTACTGCACCCTGTGCGGGTCGGCCCAGGCGTTCGCGACCGACGCGGTGCCGGGCGGTGACGAGCCGCTGGTGCTGCGCACGTCGGGGCTACTGAATCGGTCGAACAAGGTCATGTACGACCTGACGACGATGTCGGTCTTCGACACGTTCACGGGTGCGGCGGTGAGCGGCCCGCTCCACGACGACGGCGTCGTGCTCGAGCAGCACTCGGTGACGGTGAGCACGTGGGGCGAGTGGAAGGCGGAGCACCCGGACACGTCGATCGTCGCCGAGGACGGCGGCATCGGGCGCTCGTACGCCGACGATCCCCTCGACGGGCGCGACGACAACGGTCCGATCTTCCCGATCGGTGACGTCGACAACCGGCTCGGGGTGCAGCAGCCGGTGCTCGGTGTGCTCCTCGACGACGGCACCACGATCGCCTTCGGGGTCGATGCCCTGCGGACGGCGCTCGCCGACAGCGACGAAGTCCGCTTCGGCGGGGTGACCGTCACGACCGACGGAGGCGGCTTCGTCGCCTCGACCGACGACGGCGAGGTCGGCGTGCACGAAGCGTTCTGGTTCGCGTGGAGCCAGTTCCACCCCGACACGGCGCTCTGGCCGAACGACGCCGACGGTTCGTGA